The nucleotide sequence TTTGGTTTCGACCAGGTCGGCGAAGATTTTGAAGTTCTCGATTTGCATGCCGCGTGTATTATTCCGACGCAGCATAAACCTTACTTATCGCCAATCCATCCTAAAAGCTCTGCTCATAGATGTTTATCGAATACGATATCTTTTCCCAACGGGCTGATGCATTGCGCGCGCGAATAGCCTCCGCCTGCGCCACGGCCGGTCGCAACCCCGCGGAGGTCACGCTCTTACCCGTGACCAAGACCCACCCCGCCGCCGCGGCCGACTACGCTGCCCGCTACGGTTTTGCCGCCGTGGGCGAGAACCGCGTGCAGGAAGCGGCCGAAAAACGCCCCCTCGCCCCCGCCACTCTCCGCTGGGAGCTCATCGGCCACCTCCAGTCCAACAAGGCCCGGCTCGCCGTCACCCACTTCGCCCGCATCCAGAGCGTGGACAGCGAGAAACTCCTCCTCGTCCTCGACCGCGCCGCCGGCGAACTCGGCAAAAAACTGCCTGTGCTCCTCCAGATCAACGCCGGCAACGATCCCGCCAAATTCGGCGTCGACCCCGCCGACGCCCCCCGCCTGCTGGAATCCGCCCTCGCCCTCCCCCACCTGCAAGTGGACGGTCTGATGACCATCGCCCCGCTCTCCGACGACCCGACCGTAGCCCGGCGGACCTTTGCGAATTTACGCACGATCCGCGACCAACTCGTCACCCACACCGGGGCCACCCTGCGGGAACTCTCCATGGGCATGACCGGCGACCTCGAGGCCGCGGTCCTGGAGGGCAGCACGCTCGTGCGCATCGGCACCGCCCTCTACGGGCCGCGGTAACGGGGGACGGCCCCGACCGACGCTAGAAAAATATTCATCCCGGCCCCCACTTTCCCCGTTGCCCCGCCGGGTGATCCGATTTCGCTCACATACGTGGATGCGTCACCCTTCACGGCCGAGCAACGGGCGGCCCTCACCGGCCTGCTCGATGACCCGTCGCCGGTGGTGCGCCAGTCCCTGCTCGTGCATTTCGCCCGGCACGGCCGCGCCAGCG is from Lacunisphaera limnophila and encodes:
- a CDS encoding YggS family pyridoxal phosphate-dependent enzyme; its protein translation is MFIEYDIFSQRADALRARIASACATAGRNPAEVTLLPVTKTHPAAAADYAARYGFAAVGENRVQEAAEKRPLAPATLRWELIGHLQSNKARLAVTHFARIQSVDSEKLLLVLDRAAGELGKKLPVLLQINAGNDPAKFGVDPADAPRLLESALALPHLQVDGLMTIAPLSDDPTVARRTFANLRTIRDQLVTHTGATLRELSMGMTGDLEAAVLEGSTLVRIGTALYGPR